Part of the Methanobacterium paludis genome is shown below.
ATATTCGGAAGATGCAAGATCTCCAGCCACTCCATTTATATAAGCCCCTAAATAAGCTGCTTCAAATGCATCGTGGCTTTGAGCAATCAAACCTCCAACAAGACCTGCCAGAACATCCCCAGTTCCACCAACAGTCATTCCAGGATTTCCTGTTGCATTAAGCCTTACGTACTTACCGTTTGAAACCACATCTACAGCACCTTTAAGTAAAACAACACAATCAGAGTTTTTGGAAGCTTCTAAAACTGTTTCAACTTTATCCTCAAAGTTTTGGGGAACTGGCAAATCAAAAACTGCTTTGAACTCTGCAGTGTGAGGTGTTAAAACTACTTCTCTTTCTGCTTTTTTGTTCAATTTTTTAATTATATTCAGATCAAGGAGTTTCAAAGCATCAGCATCGATGACCAATGGTTTCTCAATCTTATGGACGATTTCATTCAATGCAAGGGCTGTTTCATCTTCTCTGCCAATTCCACATCCAACAACAAGAGAATCAGCGCCTTTTGAAAGTTCTATTATTTCATCAACATTTCCAGGATTTATAAAGCTGCCTGAAATATCATCTCTAAGAGTTTTTACGATTAAATCAGGAGAATAAGATCGTATTGGGGATGCAACACATGCGGGACATGCTACAACCGATATATCAACCCCTGATCGTAGGGATGACATTGCTGCAAGGGCAGGTGCTCCTGAATAATCCATGCTCCCACCTAAAATAAGTACACTGCCGTTTTGACCTTTATGCGACGATGAATCCCTATTTTTAAGTCTTAAAAGGTCTCCAGGGCCTGTGAATATCTCAGCTTCCCTTGGTATTCCTATGTCACAAACCTGTACCTTTCCAACATGCTCAATTCTGGCATTTTTAAGTCCTGTTTTTGCCCTGTGGAAGGTTACGGTGCTGTCTGCAATTACCGTTTTATCAGGAACTTCGCCTGTAAGGGGGTCAAGACCACTTGGAACATCAACAGCCATTTTAAGGCATTTTAATCCGTTTATAATGTCAATTGCACTTGATACAGGTTCTCTGAGATTTCCTTTTATTCCAGTTCCAAGTATTGCATCTAAAACAACCCCTGCATCAATGTCTTCCCCTAATTTTTTGAGTTTAGATGAATCTTCGACTACATGTATTTTAAGAGGATTTAGATTCTTATCTATCTTCTGGAGAACCTCCCAGTTTGCCCGGGCTTCATCTGATTTTATCCTTGAGGGGTGGCTCAACAAGAAAACTTCAACTTCAAAACCTCTGTTTAGAAGGTACCGTACTGCTACGAAACCATCACCGCCGTTTCCACCTGTGCCTGCAAATATTGCCACTTTGCACGGTTTTACTAGCTCAGATATCTTATCAGCTAGGCATCTGCCAGCATTTTCCATTAAGGATGATCTTGGAATCCCCAGAGCCGCCACATTGGCATCTACAACCATCATGTCCTTTGGAGTCATGGTATCACTACTTATAAATTATAAAACAAATTATATTTAATAATAACTTTTAAGACGAGCTTAGATTTAATGTATGCTTAAAAATTTGAAAATTTACCAATGATATCTGTGAAAAAACATTGAAAATTGTAGGTTCCATCCAAATTTTACACACAAAACAAAGAAAAAATTGTATTTCATTTTACATCATGTATCGTATCGATTGAAAAATGGTGATCTTGTGCGTCCACCATACTTACCAATATTACCCGAAGAAATTCCAGGGACATCCTATTCACTGGCGTTGTATGCTTTAGTAGGTGTGATCCTATTGATAGCCTACGGCATTATCGGATCCATTTATGTAATGGGTTTAGATCCGATCAACGCCCTTTATTTCACTGTACAGACCATAGCAACCGTGGGTTTTGGTGATATCAGACCTGTAACTCCTATCCAAAAGATTTTTACCGTGACTCTAGTTCTGGGAGGAGTAGGATTACTTGCATACGCATTTACATTAACAATAACGGTGGTTACAATGGCAGTTGAAGAAATCACATCTGGCGCTAGACAAAGGCGGCTGATAGCCGCTACAAAAGACCATTTCGTCCTCTGCGGCTATGGGAGAGTTGGTGGTGCCGTGCATAAAGAGCTTAAAAAAAGGGATAGGAATGTAATAATAATTGAAAGGGATAAAGACATAGTTGAAAAGGAGCTTTGGGAAGATCCTGATGTTCTGGCCATTCCGGGAGATGCCACGGATGAAACTGTGATGATAGATGCAGGTATAAAAAAAGCCCGTGGAGTTATAATAACAACAGGAGACGATGTTGACAACCTTTTCATAACATTAACAGCGAGAGAGCTTCATCCTGAGATATGGATAGTCACAAGGGCCAGTAAAAAGGAGAATATCCGTAGATTATACCGTTCAGGTGCCGATAAGGTCATATCCCCCGAGGCAAGTGGAGCTGAGGATATTTATTTTGCTGCAATGGAACCCACCATAATGAAGATCACCG
Proteins encoded:
- a CDS encoding bifunctional ADP-dependent NAD(P)H-hydrate dehydratase/NAD(P)H-hydrate epimerase, with amino-acid sequence MTPKDMMVVDANVAALGIPRSSLMENAGRCLADKISELVKPCKVAIFAGTGGNGGDGFVAVRYLLNRGFEVEVFLLSHPSRIKSDEARANWEVLQKIDKNLNPLKIHVVEDSSKLKKLGEDIDAGVVLDAILGTGIKGNLREPVSSAIDIINGLKCLKMAVDVPSGLDPLTGEVPDKTVIADSTVTFHRAKTGLKNARIEHVGKVQVCDIGIPREAEIFTGPGDLLRLKNRDSSSHKGQNGSVLILGGSMDYSGAPALAAMSSLRSGVDISVVACPACVASPIRSYSPDLIVKTLRDDISGSFINPGNVDEIIELSKGADSLVVGCGIGREDETALALNEIVHKIEKPLVIDADALKLLDLNIIKKLNKKAEREVVLTPHTAEFKAVFDLPVPQNFEDKVETVLEASKNSDCVVLLKGAVDVVSNGKYVRLNATGNPGMTVGGTGDVLAGLVGGLIAQSHDAFEAAYLGAYINGVAGDLASSEYGYNFLASDILRYIPRVFIGIK